The following are from one region of the Alicyclobacillus fastidiosus genome:
- the tilS gene encoding tRNA lysidine(34) synthetase TilS has translation MHVADTVRRFIEQYTSSQNTLIVGVSGGLDSMTLLHVVHALSAQRPPLFRSLFALHVHHGLRQAADRDEALVERYCRALGIAHQSVRVQVDANSGEGLEAAARTARYEALLAEARRHPNPVVLLAHHQDDQVETVLLRWLRGAGLHGLAGMRAVTTREEIPLLRPLLALSKAELAEYAAVNQVPHVEDESNQDDRFSRNYLRHHVVPRLRHLQPEIGTLTARLTGLLQDDDDYLTAAAQALKEQAVAARGDGLFQVHCETFNAAHVSLQRRLIHILLNCFASAGWTQRHLEAVRQLAGASETGSSLQLPRGIHVWRSYESLYIGYSSRCSAVAEPSTIHWNPAGNHRLTLDVPLARWRFFAVFTRRWDDLPASRKGLWRLCLPAGTALEVSVGLPTAVRVRPLGLNGSKKLQDIYTDKKVPRSFRSQWPIVTVNGEVVWLPGLVRTEVQTVQAADRDMLVVVAHMNRDARQQIGTLSRGTRRMISE, from the coding sequence ATGCACGTGGCGGATACAGTACGGCGGTTTATCGAGCAGTACACAAGTTCACAAAACACACTCATCGTTGGTGTATCGGGTGGGCTAGACTCCATGACGCTGTTGCATGTTGTGCACGCGTTGTCGGCACAGCGACCACCCCTTTTTCGATCCCTCTTCGCACTCCACGTCCACCACGGGTTGCGGCAGGCGGCCGACCGCGATGAAGCACTGGTCGAGCGATACTGTCGCGCATTGGGCATCGCACATCAATCGGTCAGAGTACAGGTGGATGCAAACTCCGGTGAAGGCCTGGAAGCTGCGGCGCGAACGGCGAGGTACGAGGCGCTGTTGGCCGAGGCCCGCAGGCACCCCAACCCGGTGGTCCTCCTCGCTCACCACCAGGATGACCAAGTGGAGACCGTACTCCTGCGCTGGCTTCGTGGCGCCGGCCTTCACGGGCTCGCGGGCATGCGAGCTGTGACGACGCGCGAGGAGATCCCGCTCCTGCGCCCGCTGCTCGCGCTATCGAAAGCGGAACTGGCGGAGTATGCCGCGGTTAACCAAGTGCCACATGTGGAGGACGAAAGCAATCAAGACGACCGGTTCTCGCGCAATTACCTTCGCCATCACGTGGTTCCCAGGCTCCGCCATCTGCAGCCGGAAATCGGGACGCTCACAGCGCGGCTGACTGGGCTATTACAGGACGATGACGACTATCTCACAGCCGCCGCCCAGGCACTGAAGGAGCAGGCTGTCGCAGCGCGGGGGGATGGACTGTTTCAAGTTCATTGCGAGACGTTCAACGCCGCGCACGTTTCTTTACAACGCCGACTGATTCACATACTATTGAATTGTTTCGCATCTGCAGGTTGGACGCAGCGGCACCTCGAGGCCGTGCGGCAACTAGCTGGAGCAAGTGAAACAGGGAGTAGCCTCCAACTTCCACGTGGGATCCACGTCTGGAGGAGCTACGAGAGTCTGTACATAGGGTATTCGTCGCGATGCTCTGCAGTAGCTGAGCCGTCGACCATCCACTGGAACCCGGCGGGGAATCACCGTCTCACGCTCGACGTTCCGTTGGCGCGTTGGCGATTCTTTGCGGTTTTCACTCGCCGTTGGGATGACCTCCCTGCGAGTCGCAAAGGGCTGTGGCGGCTATGTCTGCCGGCGGGAACGGCGCTGGAGGTCTCTGTCGGCCTACCCACAGCGGTCCGCGTTCGCCCCTTGGGCCTAAACGGATCGAAAAAGCTCCAGGATATTTACACCGACAAAAAAGTTCCCCGTTCTTTTCGCTCACAGTGGCCCATCGTTACCGTGAATGGAGAAGTCGTTTGGCTGCCGGGCCTGGTCCGCACAGAAGTGCAGACGGTACAGGCGGCGGACAGGGATATGTTGGTCGTCGTGGCACACATGAATCGTGATGCTCGCCAACAAATTGGGACATTGTCGCGGGGTACACGACGTATGATAAGTGAATAA
- the hpt gene encoding hypoxanthine phosphoribosyltransferase: MHPDVESILFDEQTILNKVLELGNQLTEDYRGKNPLFICILKGATLFMADLVKRVNVPMEMDFMAISSYGASSQSSGVVRILKDLERSIEGRHVVIVEDIVDTGLTLKYLRDALMHRHAASVKIVSLFDKPSGRKVDIAPDYYGFTVPNAFIVGYGLDYAEQYRNLPFVGVLKSDIYATSKTD; encoded by the coding sequence ATGCATCCCGACGTAGAAAGCATTCTATTTGATGAACAAACGATTTTGAACAAGGTTTTGGAGTTAGGCAACCAGCTTACAGAGGACTACCGTGGAAAGAACCCTCTGTTTATTTGCATCCTGAAGGGTGCGACCCTCTTCATGGCTGACCTGGTGAAACGGGTCAACGTCCCGATGGAGATGGACTTCATGGCGATATCCAGCTATGGAGCCTCTTCGCAGTCCTCTGGTGTGGTGCGGATCCTGAAGGATCTCGAGCGGTCCATCGAGGGTCGCCACGTCGTCATCGTGGAGGACATCGTCGACACGGGATTGACCCTGAAGTACTTGCGCGACGCGCTGATGCATCGCCATGCTGCATCCGTCAAGATCGTGTCACTCTTTGACAAACCGAGCGGACGCAAAGTCGACATTGCTCCCGACTATTACGGATTTACCGTGCCCAATGCCTTTATTGTCGGTTATGGTCTCGACTATGCGGAGCAGTACCGCAACTTGCCGTTTGTGGGCGTCTTAAAATCTGACATCTATGCGACAAGCAAAACGGACTGA
- the ftsH gene encoding ATP-dependent zinc metalloprotease FtsH, whose amino-acid sequence MNKFYRSIVFYVLILLAIVGVVQYLTGSDHSRQTIPYSQFVQSMKQGQISSSPSQPLQVTPEGLTATLDGQLKNGKKFETRALYDDNLYPTLTANNVSFNVSPQPKASVWIQFLESVVPFVFLFILMFFLFNQAQGGGSRVMNFGKSRARLYSEEKRKITFADVAGADEEKEELVEIVEFLKDPKRFSALGARIPKGVLLVGPPGTGKTLLARAVAGEAGVPFFSISGSDFVEMFVGVGASRVRDLFENAKKNAPCIIFIDEIDAVGRHRGAGLGGGHDEREQTLNQLLVEMDGFSANEGIIIIAATNRPDILDPALLRPGRMDRQIIVNRPDVKGREEILRVHARNKPFARDIKMDVIAKRTPGFTGADLENVLNEAALLAARRREREITNGDIDEAIDRVMAGPEKRSRVISEHERRLVAFHESGHAVVGYFLQTGDTVHKVTIIPRGMAGGYTVTLPKEDRFFITRQNMYNQICGLLGGRVAEEIVLGEISTGASNDLERVTGIARSMITEYGMSEKLGPMQYGSRQGGQVFLGKDLQGEPNYSDQVAFEIDREMKGIVETCYERTRKILTDKRACLDALANRLLEKETVDEEEIREIMEEYK is encoded by the coding sequence ATGAACAAGTTTTATCGGAGTATCGTATTTTACGTGCTCATTTTATTAGCGATTGTCGGAGTCGTGCAGTATCTGACGGGCTCAGATCACTCGCGGCAGACGATTCCATACAGTCAATTTGTCCAGAGCATGAAGCAGGGGCAAATCAGCTCCAGTCCTAGCCAGCCGCTTCAGGTGACGCCTGAGGGCTTGACGGCGACGTTGGATGGACAATTGAAGAATGGTAAGAAATTTGAGACGAGAGCGCTCTACGACGATAACTTATACCCGACGCTGACGGCCAACAACGTGTCGTTTAACGTTTCGCCTCAGCCCAAGGCGAGTGTGTGGATTCAATTCCTCGAGTCGGTTGTGCCGTTCGTGTTCTTGTTCATCTTGATGTTCTTCCTGTTCAATCAGGCGCAGGGCGGCGGCAGCCGCGTCATGAACTTCGGCAAGAGCCGTGCGCGGCTGTACTCCGAGGAAAAGCGGAAGATCACGTTTGCCGACGTGGCTGGTGCGGATGAGGAGAAGGAAGAGCTCGTCGAGATTGTCGAGTTCCTCAAAGATCCGAAGCGGTTCTCGGCGCTCGGTGCGCGAATTCCGAAAGGCGTTCTGCTCGTCGGCCCTCCGGGCACTGGTAAGACGCTCTTGGCGAGAGCGGTTGCGGGCGAAGCGGGTGTTCCGTTCTTCAGCATCAGCGGTTCCGACTTCGTCGAGATGTTCGTCGGCGTCGGTGCGTCCCGCGTGCGTGACTTGTTTGAGAACGCGAAGAAAAACGCACCTTGTATCATCTTTATCGACGAGATCGACGCCGTTGGGCGCCATCGTGGCGCTGGTCTCGGCGGCGGCCACGACGAACGCGAACAGACGTTGAACCAGTTGCTCGTAGAGATGGACGGCTTCTCGGCGAATGAGGGAATCATCATCATCGCTGCGACCAACAGGCCTGACATTCTCGATCCAGCGTTGCTTCGCCCAGGCCGGATGGATCGTCAGATCATCGTCAACCGCCCAGATGTCAAAGGGCGCGAGGAAATTCTTCGCGTACACGCTCGCAACAAACCGTTTGCTCGCGACATCAAAATGGATGTCATCGCGAAGCGGACTCCGGGCTTTACTGGGGCGGACTTGGAGAACGTTTTGAACGAGGCTGCATTGTTGGCTGCTCGTCGGCGTGAGCGAGAGATCACGAACGGGGACATCGATGAGGCAATCGACCGCGTGATGGCCGGGCCTGAGAAGAGAAGCCGCGTGATCAGCGAACACGAGCGCAGATTGGTGGCTTTCCACGAATCAGGGCACGCAGTCGTCGGATACTTCCTACAGACGGGCGACACGGTGCACAAGGTTACGATTATCCCTCGCGGTATGGCGGGCGGGTACACCGTGACGCTTCCGAAAGAAGATCGATTCTTCATCACTCGTCAAAATATGTACAATCAGATCTGTGGGTTGCTTGGTGGACGAGTGGCGGAGGAGATTGTCCTCGGCGAAATCAGTACGGGCGCTTCCAATGACCTCGAGCGCGTCACCGGGATAGCGCGGAGCATGATCACGGAGTACGGCATGAGTGAAAAGCTCGGGCCGATGCAGTATGGCAGCCGTCAGGGTGGTCAGGTATTCCTCGGCAAGGACTTGCAGGGTGAACCGAACTACAGTGACCAGGTCGCTTTTGAAATCGACCGCGAAATGAAGGGAATTGTCGAAACGTGTTACGAGCGCACGCGCAAGATCCTGACGGATAAGCGGGCATGTCTCGATGCATTGGCGAACCGTTTGCTTGAGAAGGAAACGGTCGACGAAGAAGAGATCCGCGAGATCATGGAAGAGTACAAATAA
- a CDS encoding HD-GYP domain-containing protein, giving the protein MTVRWVALKYIKPGSTLAQRVSDERGRTLLARGIVLTDSLIKRLKRVGIRAVCIESKSTDDVIVTEMVDEVTKAELLSITYETLEELSTSGFSNRLKPTFLRKRFGSLLEDVISQLRAHNGAGEQLGSVYLTDGELFHHSVNVTFYALTLGLHSGLSDVDLVDLGMGTLLHDVGKMRLPQEILRKPGRLDNEEFRTVQLHAQLGYDMLKELRDFSTKSSLIALQHHERLDGSGYPWGLTESDIHPFAQLTAVVDVYEALTANRVYRQAFLPHDAYAILLADKGTKLSSSAIDAFSSTISIYPIGMTVRLSNGDCAVVIKPSANNHQVPIVRAIENERGEPISPYELNLATASDIHIVTCES; this is encoded by the coding sequence ATGACTGTGCGATGGGTCGCACTAAAATATATCAAGCCAGGGAGTACGCTCGCGCAGCGAGTGTCCGATGAACGTGGACGTACCCTTTTGGCCCGGGGAATCGTACTGACAGACAGTCTCATCAAACGGTTGAAGAGAGTTGGCATTCGGGCGGTTTGCATCGAAAGCAAAAGCACGGATGACGTCATTGTGACGGAGATGGTCGACGAGGTCACAAAGGCGGAACTGTTGAGCATCACCTATGAGACGCTAGAAGAGTTGTCTACCTCAGGGTTTTCCAACCGACTCAAGCCGACGTTTCTTCGCAAGCGGTTTGGCTCGTTGCTTGAAGATGTCATTTCGCAGTTGCGAGCGCATAACGGTGCTGGAGAGCAGTTGGGATCTGTCTATCTGACAGACGGTGAACTGTTTCACCACTCCGTGAACGTCACGTTTTATGCGTTGACGCTCGGCCTTCATAGCGGATTGTCCGACGTGGACCTGGTGGATTTAGGGATGGGGACGCTCTTGCACGACGTGGGTAAGATGCGCCTGCCGCAGGAGATCTTGCGAAAGCCCGGGCGGCTCGACAATGAGGAATTTCGTACCGTCCAATTACATGCGCAGCTTGGATATGACATGCTCAAGGAACTGCGGGACTTTTCAACCAAGTCGTCCCTCATCGCCCTGCAACATCACGAGCGACTTGATGGGAGTGGTTATCCCTGGGGCTTGACGGAGTCGGACATCCATCCCTTCGCCCAGTTGACGGCCGTTGTGGACGTGTATGAGGCATTGACGGCGAATCGAGTTTACCGTCAGGCGTTTTTACCACATGACGCATATGCCATCCTTCTGGCAGATAAGGGGACAAAACTGTCGAGTTCTGCCATCGACGCGTTTTCCTCGACGATTTCCATCTATCCAATTGGCATGACTGTTCGCCTGTCCAATGGGGACTGTGCGGTGGTGATCAAACCCTCCGCGAACAATCACCAAGTTCCGATTGTCCGGGCGATTGAAAACGAGCGAGGCGAGCCGATCTCACCCTACGAGTTGAATCTCGCGACCGCTTCTGATATTCATATTGTGACTTGCGAATCCTAA
- a CDS encoding type III pantothenate kinase — protein MERLFVLDVGNTNTSLGVYQGDSLLASWRIRTEQRVTSDELGLQFRILLSTLGPSMQVTHCILSCVVPPLMNTFVRAIETYFKVSPLVVGPGIKTGIPIRYEDPRELGADRIANAVAAVHRYQSPLIIVDLGTATTLSVIDDAGQYLGGAIAPGVMTGATALFESASRLPQVDMVWPQQLVERNTTLSMQAGILFGAVAMVDGLVNRVKRELDLPFHVVVTGGLSHLIANRLETVDHVDPHLTLEGLRLLWARNTYKSRTS, from the coding sequence ATGGAAAGGCTGTTCGTGCTCGATGTTGGCAATACAAACACGAGTTTGGGTGTCTATCAGGGCGACAGCCTGTTGGCGTCGTGGCGCATTCGCACCGAGCAGAGAGTCACGTCGGACGAGTTAGGGCTTCAGTTTCGAATCCTCTTGTCTACGCTGGGCCCGTCTATGCAGGTGACACACTGTATCCTCAGTTGTGTGGTCCCTCCGCTCATGAACACGTTCGTCCGCGCCATTGAAACGTACTTTAAAGTGTCGCCACTGGTGGTGGGGCCTGGTATTAAGACGGGCATTCCCATCCGATACGAGGATCCCCGGGAACTGGGGGCTGACCGAATTGCCAACGCGGTTGCCGCGGTGCACCGCTATCAAAGCCCACTGATCATTGTCGATCTCGGCACGGCCACGACTCTGTCCGTCATCGACGATGCGGGTCAGTATCTGGGTGGTGCGATCGCCCCAGGCGTGATGACGGGGGCGACTGCGCTGTTCGAGTCGGCGTCGCGCCTGCCACAGGTGGATATGGTGTGGCCACAGCAATTGGTCGAACGCAACACGACACTCAGCATGCAAGCGGGGATTCTCTTCGGCGCCGTAGCCATGGTTGACGGCCTTGTTAACCGCGTGAAAAGGGAGCTCGACTTGCCCTTTCACGTCGTGGTTACCGGAGGCCTGTCGCATTTGATAGCAAACAGGCTCGAGACGGTGGACCACGTAGATCCACATCTAACGCTTGAAGGACTTCGGTTGCTTTGGGCTCGCAATACCTACAAATCACGCACATCGTGA
- the hslO gene encoding Hsp33 family molecular chaperone HslO, with amino-acid sequence MDKDTVIRATARDGRVLIFSCLTTNLVGELQRRHDTWPVVTAALGRTASISAMMATMLKNEERITVKIDGDGPIGQIWVEATPGGSVRGYVDNPHVDLPLNAVGKLDVGGGVGQGHLYVIRDMGLKDFYTGSSELQTGEIADDFTYYFVTSEQVPSAVGAGVLVGTDDRPIVAGGFLIQLMPGHDESDIAYVEERLREVPSVTNFLQEHPSAQALLLKLCPEAQIHHISDVRFRCTCSYERLSRVLISLGRQELKTLREETGEAELTCHFCGNKYHFSASDLDGMIEQIDETSRA; translated from the coding sequence TTGGACAAGGATACAGTCATCCGTGCCACGGCGCGCGACGGTCGCGTCCTGATCTTTTCCTGCTTAACTACGAACCTTGTCGGTGAACTGCAGCGGCGGCACGATACCTGGCCGGTTGTCACGGCCGCTCTGGGACGAACCGCCTCCATCTCGGCGATGATGGCGACGATGCTGAAAAACGAAGAGCGAATTACGGTGAAAATCGACGGCGATGGTCCAATTGGGCAAATCTGGGTGGAGGCGACACCGGGTGGATCCGTCCGCGGATATGTCGACAATCCGCACGTCGACTTGCCACTCAACGCCGTCGGAAAGCTCGATGTGGGCGGCGGTGTCGGACAGGGACATCTGTACGTCATTCGCGATATGGGGCTGAAGGACTTCTACACTGGGAGCAGTGAGCTGCAGACGGGCGAGATCGCGGACGACTTCACGTATTACTTTGTGACGTCCGAACAGGTTCCTTCGGCCGTCGGTGCAGGTGTCCTGGTTGGTACCGACGACCGGCCCATCGTGGCTGGCGGATTCCTCATTCAGTTGATGCCGGGGCATGACGAGAGCGATATCGCATATGTGGAGGAACGCTTGCGCGAAGTGCCGAGCGTCACCAACTTTCTGCAGGAACACCCGTCCGCGCAAGCGCTCTTGCTCAAGCTCTGCCCAGAGGCTCAAATCCATCACATCAGTGATGTGCGGTTTCGCTGTACGTGCTCGTATGAGCGGCTGTCGCGCGTACTCATCAGCCTTGGGCGCCAGGAACTGAAGACCCTTCGCGAAGAGACTGGTGAGGCGGAACTCACATGTCATTTCTGTGGAAACAAATACCACTTTTCGGCGTCCGATCTCGATGGCATGATTGAACAAATCGACGAAACGTCGCGGGCGTGA
- the folP gene encoding dihydropteroate synthase: protein MNVQVMGILNVTPDSFSDGGRYDTVPAAVERAHQLIEAGADVLDIGAESTRPGYTPLDDETEWARLEPVLQALSRDIPVPISIDTYHATTAERAMELGVQIINDISACRDPRMAEVLQRGTAQYVYMHNRTQVDRALGSQVLVEETRLGVERLLDAGVAPSRIIVDPGIGFAKTQEQNLACMRDIDLFCDLGYPVLLGTSRKRVIGNALDVPVDERLEGTLATVAYGVLHGVRIVRVHDVKETVRVCRMLEAICNVVTS, encoded by the coding sequence ATGAACGTGCAAGTGATGGGCATTCTCAACGTGACTCCGGACTCGTTTTCCGACGGTGGCAGGTATGACACGGTCCCGGCGGCAGTGGAGCGGGCGCATCAACTGATCGAGGCGGGTGCAGACGTGTTGGATATTGGTGCGGAGAGCACCCGCCCTGGCTATACGCCACTCGACGACGAGACCGAGTGGGCGAGACTGGAACCGGTGTTGCAGGCTTTGTCGCGAGACATCCCGGTTCCGATCTCGATTGACACGTATCACGCCACGACTGCAGAACGTGCGATGGAGCTCGGCGTCCAGATCATCAATGACATTTCCGCATGTAGGGACCCGCGGATGGCAGAGGTCTTACAGCGCGGCACAGCGCAGTATGTATATATGCATAATCGGACACAGGTCGACCGAGCGCTCGGCAGCCAAGTGCTCGTCGAGGAGACGAGACTTGGCGTCGAACGGCTACTGGACGCGGGCGTGGCACCCAGCAGGATCATCGTTGACCCTGGCATCGGTTTTGCCAAGACTCAGGAGCAGAATCTGGCCTGCATGCGCGACATTGATCTGTTCTGTGATCTTGGGTACCCTGTCCTCTTAGGAACGAGTCGCAAGCGGGTCATCGGCAACGCGCTGGATGTGCCGGTGGACGAGCGACTCGAGGGGACGCTCGCAACGGTCGCATACGGCGTGTTGCACGGTGTCCGCATCGTCCGCGTTCACGACGTGAAGGAGACCGTGCGCGTGTGTAGAATGTTGGAGGCGATTTGCAATGTCGTCACCAGCTAG
- the folK gene encoding 2-amino-4-hydroxy-6-hydroxymethyldihydropteridine diphosphokinase: MSSPAREMHDVYVGVGSNLGKRIEHLKFAVDALEELGTCRCSSVYETAPVGYAEQPDFLNMVVHVSTPLSACEMLAALQDIETRAKRVRDIRFGPRTLDCDVLLYDDDYICFKDFQVPHPRMWSRAFVLVPLAELTPARKGLGGRNISALAEEQRQRDEVHHVGRFW, from the coding sequence ATGTCGTCACCAGCTAGGGAGATGCACGATGTATACGTAGGTGTTGGTTCGAACCTGGGAAAGCGGATCGAACACTTGAAATTCGCTGTAGACGCCCTCGAAGAGTTGGGGACCTGCCGGTGTTCGTCGGTGTACGAGACCGCGCCAGTGGGGTATGCGGAGCAACCGGATTTTCTGAACATGGTCGTCCATGTGTCGACGCCGCTGTCGGCGTGCGAAATGTTGGCTGCTCTGCAGGATATCGAGACGCGAGCGAAGCGGGTGCGCGACATTCGCTTTGGCCCTAGGACGCTCGATTGTGACGTGTTGCTGTACGATGACGATTACATATGCTTCAAAGACTTTCAGGTCCCACATCCTCGAATGTGGTCGCGAGCGTTTGTTCTCGTTCCACTCGCTGAACTGACTCCGGCTAGAAAAGGTTTAGGCGGACGAAACATCAGCGCGCTTGCAGAGGAGCAGAGACAGAGAGACGAGGTGCATCATGTCGGACGTTTTTGGTAG
- a CDS encoding helix-turn-helix transcriptional regulator, with protein sequence MSDVFGRKMRAYRKLKHMTQIELAEHLGVSVAIVGSLERGTRTPSPQMIRRLTEVLNVTEAELFGDGEGDSNAMM encoded by the coding sequence ATGTCGGACGTTTTTGGTAGAAAAATGCGAGCGTATCGGAAATTAAAGCACATGACGCAAATCGAACTGGCTGAGCATCTCGGGGTCAGCGTCGCGATTGTCGGTTCCCTAGAGCGCGGAACCCGCACCCCGTCACCGCAGATGATTCGGCGCCTGACAGAAGTGCTCAACGTCACCGAGGCAGAACTATTTGGAGATGGCGAGGGCGATTCGAACGCCATGATGTGA
- the greA gene encoding transcription elongation factor GreA, producing MAEKEVLLTPEGLKKLEDELEQLKSVKRREVADRIKLAISYGDISENSEYEDAKNEQAFVEGRIMTLEKMLRNARIINEDEVDTDVVSIGSTVTLKDIEFDEDIQYTIVGSAEANPAQNKISNESPVGRALLGKSVGSLVEVSVPAGVLQFKILDIKR from the coding sequence ATGGCCGAAAAAGAAGTCCTCTTAACACCAGAAGGATTAAAGAAGCTCGAGGACGAACTTGAGCAACTAAAAAGCGTGAAGCGACGTGAAGTGGCAGATCGCATTAAATTGGCAATTAGCTACGGAGACATTAGTGAAAACTCCGAATACGAAGACGCCAAGAATGAACAGGCGTTCGTAGAGGGTCGCATTATGACCTTGGAGAAGATGCTTCGCAACGCTCGGATCATTAATGAGGATGAAGTGGATACCGACGTGGTTAGCATCGGCTCCACCGTCACGTTGAAAGACATCGAGTTTGATGAAGACATCCAATACACCATCGTCGGCTCTGCGGAAGCGAACCCGGCACAAAACAAGATCTCAAACGAATCTCCGGTTGGACGAGCGCTGCTCGGGAAGAGCGTCGGCTCCCTCGTCGAAGTTAGTGTTCCAGCTGGCGTCCTGCAATTCAAAATTCTCGACATCAAACGATAA
- the lysS gene encoding lysine--tRNA ligase encodes MEEQDLIQTRIDKMNEMREQGVDPFGHRYEVTHSAADILAFGEDKDKEQLEAAALRVRIAGRLMVRRGHGKASFAVLNDRSGSIQIYAKIDVLGEAQYNVFNLLDLGDFIGIEGTVFRTNRGEITVLAEKLDMLSKALRPLPEKFHGLKDVETRYRQRYLDLIVNPEVRDIFIARSKIIQAIRQYLDERDYLEVETPTLHAVASGAHARPFTTHHNALDMDLFLRIAIELHLKRLIVGGLERVYEIGRVYRNEGVSTRHNPEFTMLELYQAYADFHDIMDLTEGMIRHAAQKVSGSLHLTYGDWTIDLESPWRRAHMADLVQEHTGVDFRAVSSDDEARRLAKEHHIQITDHMTYGHILNEFFEQRVEDKLVQPTFVYGHPVEISPLAKMNAEDPRFTDRFELFIVGREHGNAFSELNDPIDQRNRFVAQLKEREAGNDEAQDLDEDFLTALEHGMPPTGGLGIGIDRLVMLLTGQPSIRDVLLFPLMRERVEQKADQDDASASAE; translated from the coding sequence ATGGAGGAACAGGATTTAATCCAAACCCGTATAGACAAGATGAACGAGATGCGTGAGCAAGGGGTCGACCCGTTCGGCCATCGATACGAGGTCACGCACAGCGCTGCGGACATCCTCGCGTTTGGGGAGGACAAGGACAAGGAACAACTGGAGGCTGCAGCACTCCGCGTGCGGATTGCGGGTCGATTGATGGTGCGCCGGGGACACGGAAAGGCGTCGTTTGCCGTGCTCAACGACCGCTCCGGAAGCATCCAAATTTACGCGAAGATCGACGTGCTGGGAGAGGCGCAATATAACGTGTTCAACCTGCTCGACCTCGGTGATTTCATCGGGATCGAGGGCACGGTGTTCCGCACAAATCGCGGCGAAATCACAGTCCTCGCGGAAAAGTTGGACATGCTCTCGAAAGCTTTGCGCCCGCTGCCGGAGAAGTTCCACGGCCTGAAGGACGTGGAGACGCGCTATCGCCAGCGCTATCTCGATCTCATCGTAAACCCTGAAGTGCGCGACATCTTCATCGCGCGTTCGAAGATCATTCAAGCGATTCGCCAATATCTCGACGAACGCGACTACCTCGAGGTCGAAACGCCAACGCTGCACGCAGTTGCTAGCGGTGCGCATGCGCGGCCGTTTACGACGCACCACAACGCCCTCGACATGGATCTGTTTCTTCGAATCGCCATCGAATTGCATCTGAAGCGCCTGATCGTGGGTGGTTTGGAGCGCGTGTACGAAATCGGGCGCGTCTACCGCAACGAGGGTGTATCCACACGTCACAATCCAGAATTCACAATGCTGGAGCTGTATCAGGCCTATGCGGACTTCCACGACATCATGGACTTGACTGAGGGCATGATTCGCCACGCCGCGCAGAAGGTCAGCGGGTCGCTTCATCTAACATACGGCGACTGGACCATCGATCTCGAGTCGCCATGGCGGCGAGCTCATATGGCTGATCTTGTGCAGGAGCATACGGGTGTGGATTTTCGCGCGGTGTCGTCCGACGACGAGGCTCGTCGCTTGGCCAAGGAACACCATATCCAAATTACTGACCATATGACCTATGGTCACATTCTGAACGAGTTTTTTGAGCAGCGCGTCGAGGACAAGCTCGTGCAACCGACGTTTGTCTATGGGCATCCGGTGGAGATTTCGCCGCTCGCCAAGATGAATGCGGAAGATCCGCGCTTCACGGACCGCTTTGAGTTGTTTATCGTGGGTCGTGAACACGGGAATGCGTTCAGCGAGTTAAACGATCCGATCGATCAACGAAATCGATTCGTCGCTCAACTCAAGGAACGCGAAGCGGGCAACGATGAAGCGCAGGATCTCGACGAAGACTTCCTGACCGCCCTCGAACACGGCATGCCGCCAACGGGTGGGTTGGGGATTGGCATCGACCGTCTGGTGATGTTGTTGACGGGGCAACCGTCCATCCGTGACGTCTTGCTGTTCCCGCTCATGCGCGAACGCGTGGAGCAAAAGGCGGATCAAGACGATGCATCCGCATCTGCTGAGTAA